A window of Chryseobacterium scophthalmum genomic DNA:
ATAACAGAAAATACAGAAAAACTACAAAATAAAATCACAGATTCTCTCAAAAAAGAAGGAAACGGAATACCAGCCGATAAAGGTGTCGTGAAAATGGTTCTCAATAAAAAACAGATTTTGATGGCTGATTCTTTAGGGAAACGCTACGGAACTATTGATCCGCCAGTTTCTAAGATGGATGAAAATTCACAGGCTTATCTTGAAGGAAATAAAGGAGAGTCAAGTGATTCTGAAAAAGTTTCCGCATCAGAGATTTTTTGGCTGATTGTTTTAATGACTGGAGCTGTAGGATTGTATTCTTTCCTTTTTAAAAAGAAAAAAATACATTTCGGTGGCGAGAATGTTCCGATAGGAATCAAAATTTTTCTCATGGTTGTTCTGATTGCTTTATTGAGCTATATTTTTTATCCGATCATCGAAATGTTTGGCTATAATTGGTTTGTCTGGATATTGATCATTTGTGTAGCTCTTCTTTTGTACAGACTTTTAAGGGAAGATAAAACCATATTAAAATCTGAAGAAAATGAATAAGCAGAAGTTTATCGATAAGTTTCTGAGAGCACTTGTGGTTTTAGCAATTATTAAAATCATTGCGATTTTTGCTGAGCTCTTTCAGAAAACATTTTGGAGTGTTATTGGAAATTTGGTGATTTTCATCGTCGTTTTAGTAATTATATTTTTTGTAATCATCGCTCTTGAAAATAAAGAAAAATCTGGAAATTCTTCAGGAAGAAAAGGTAGCGGAGGAAACTTTTATCTTGAAAATTCTTTGTTCGACAGAATTAGAAACAAATACGAAGAATTAGCCGAAAAATACATTGCTGAAAAAGATTATACAAGAGCCGCAAAAGTCTATATGAATTTGCTGAATGACAATTATCGTGGCGCAAAAACACTTGAAGATGGCGGTTTGTATAACGAAGCTGCCGTGGTCTACCTTAAAAAATTAAAAAATAGATCGGAGGCTGCGTCTTGTTTTGAAAAAGCGAAGCAATATCAAAAATCGATTGAACTGTATAAAGAACTCGAGCAAAAAGAAAAAGTGGGTGATCTTTATATACAAATTAACGATACCAAAAATGCGAATTCTTATTACCAAATGGTTGTTGATGATTATGTAAACAACGATCAAATGGTGAAAGCTTCTCTTATTTACCGCAAAAAAATGGATGTTCCGGAAGAAGCTCAGAAAATTCTTTTACAAGGTTGGGAAGAAAATAAAGATGCTTTTAATTGCTTGAATAACTATTTTGTAAATATCAATACTATTGAAGACCTGAATCATACAATTCAAAATTTATACCTCAAAACTCCTTCTGATAAGAAATTAATTTATTTGGAAGCGATGAAACATGAGTTTAATAAAGATTCAAAGCTACAGGAAACAACAAGGAATATCGCTTACGAAATCATTGCCGAAAATATAGAAAATCATTCTTCCATCATCAATGAACTGAAGCATTTCAATCCAAAAGATGAGGTGATTTTAAAAGATATTTCGAGATACAGAACAGGGAGAAATAAAATGTTTAGAAATTAATAACAATGCTGATTCGTCATTGCGAGGAGCAAACCGACGAAGCAATCTCAAAGTAAATATGATATAAAATAGATTGTTTCACGTTCGTTCGCAATGACAAAATAAAAAAACATATTAAGAAAAACAATTATCTTTGCCTCAGTAAAATTATGACAATACAAAGAGCACATATCAGTTTAAATCTATGCGATCGCCCTGTAGTAAAGGGATCGTTTGGATATGAATGGATGATATCTAATGAGGCGAAATGTGCTTTCTTTGAAAATTATTTACTGTAAACTCGTAAATATTTAATCAAAATACTGCAGAAACGCCTCGGTCATCGAGGCGTTTTTTGTGTTTTTAGGGCAGAAATTATTTAGAATGAAAAAAAATAACCATAAAAGTGAAAATAATTTAATCAACAATGAACAAATAATTAGAAAATAAGACGTGATAGGAAAACCAATGAGAGACAGTCATTTAGGTAAAATTAATATCTGTAAAATATTACGGACAGGAATTTTCTATTCTAAAAACTAATTGTAATAAACTGATTTTCAATTAGTTGATTTGGAAATAAATTTGCGGATTTAAAAATTTCATACTTACTTTGCAACCGAAAATTAAAAGCAACATGTTTTTGATCTTTTCAAAAAAACAATTTTATACAACAAGAATATAATGAAACAATTACATAACATATCTAATCAGTATTCAGGACGAGACGGACAAGAGCCGATGGGATTTGCGTGTATTCTTGATAGTGAATTTGTGGATAAAAGGTGCTTATATAAATGGGTCGGCTAATATAGCGACATGTCAAAAAATATAAAGCGCCTCCCGAAAAGAGGCGCTTTTTTTATGGTTTCTTTAGCTTATTTGGTAAAGCGTCGGTTTGTGGCACCGGAGAACAGGGTTCGATCCCCGGAGATACCCAAAAGTGTGAATGAGTGAATGGTGAATTTTGCTTCGCAAGTGAATTTTTAAAAATTGACAAGCAAGGCGAATTGACGATTGACAATTCACAAAAAATAATCTCATAGCTCAATTGGTTGGAGCATCGGTCTGATACGCCGAAGGTTGAAGGTTCGAATCCTTCTGGGATTACAAAACATAATCTTATAGCCAATTGGATAGAGCGTTGGTTTACGACACCAAAGGTTGAAGGTTCGAACCCTTCTAGGATTACAAATAGAATCTCATAGCTCAAATGGTTAGAGCACCGGTCTTTTAAACCGGGGGTTGAAAGTTCAAATCTTTCTGCGGTTACAAAAAAGAGAAAAGTGAATGGTGAATTTTGTTTCACAAGTGAACCTAAAATTGACGAGCAAAGCGGATTGACAATTCACGATTCACATAAAAAGGTCTATTGAGGTAATGGTAACCTGCCTGACTGTCGCTCAGGCACTGCGAGTTCGATTCTCGCATAGACCGCAAAGATTCACGGGAAATTTCGGATCCGACTGTCTCTCGGAGAAGATTTTTGAAGTGAACCTGCAAAACTGGAAAGATAACGGTGGTTGTTTACCCGTCTTGGACGCGGGAGGTCGCAAGTTCGAATCTTGCTTTCCAGACAATTTGCTCCATTCGTCTAATGGTTTAGGACGGCTGCCTTTCGAGCAGTAGATAAGAGTTCGATTCTCTTATGGAGTACAATAATGTGAATGGTCAATAGTGAATTTCACTTCGTAAGTGAATTTGAAAATTGATAGCAAAGGGAATTGATAATTGGTAGTTCACATAAAAGATTTCGTAGCTCAATGGTAGAGCGCTGGTCTGTTAAACCAGAAGTTGAAAGTTCGAATCTTTCCGGGATCGCAAATAACTAAATGTTAATTGTTTCAAAAGAGAGAAAGAAAAAGTTTGTCGAGAGCAGAAGATCTTTACGCCAAAAAAACACAAAAATATAGACAGGCTTTTTCTTAACTCAAAAAATGAAAATTAAAAGATGGATGAAGAAAGTTGGAAGTTTTAAACATAATATAAATTTTTAGATAAAATAAAGTTTGTCAAAGCGCAGAAGTTCTTATATCAAACATAAAATTAAGACAGGCTTTATTTTTTCAATTAGAAGCTAGATGTTAGAAACGTGATATTTCTAAAAACTATCAACTAGAAACCAACAACTAGTTAAAAAAAACGATGGTTCGCCGAAGTGGAAGAGTCGGGGCGGTCTGCAAAACCGTTGCGTAAGCTGAGTGGGTTTGAATCCCATAACCATCTCAAATAACTAAAATGAGATTAGTTCCGAAGAAAAAGAAAAGTTTGTCGAGCGTAGAAGTTCTTACATCAAACAAAAAATAAAAGACAGACTTTGTTTTCTTCAAATGAGAAATTAGATGTTAGAAATTAGAAGTTAGAATGAAAATCATTCATCTTCTATCAATTATCATCTATAAAAAAGGAAGTACGCCGAAGTTGGAGAGTCGGGGCAGACTGTAAATCTGTTGCTTCATTGCTGAGTAGGTTCGAATCCTACTACTTCCACCAACCGCTTATAATGTAAAGGAAGCATGCAGGAAATGTACTCTTGTTGTTCAGGTTCGACTCCTGGTTAGTGGTCAAAAAAAGTGAAATGTGGATACTGAATTTTACTACGCAAGTGAATTTAAAAATTGACTGCAAAGCAAATTGAAGATTCACCATTCACAAGAAAAATGCTCTATTCGTCTAACGGTTCAGGACGCCTGCCTTTCGAGCAGAAAACAAGGGTTCGATTCCCTTATAGAGTACAAAATATGAGTAATGGGTAATGGGCAATGAGTAATTATTGCCAGCATAAATTATTAAGGATGAATTTATATATAAAAACTTGCGGGAATGGCGGAACTGGTATACGCACTTGATTTAGGCTCAAGATATTGAGGGTTCGACTCCCTTTTTCCGTACAAAAGCATAATTGATAAATCATCAATAATAAATGATAAAAGCAGCAATGGTACCATTTATAACTTATCATTTATAAACTTGGAAGAGTGGTGTAGCAGGTCTGCACGTTAGTCTGAAAAACTAAAGGTACAGGTTCGATTCCTGTCTGTTCCGCAGAAATATAGTTGATAAGTCATAAATGATCAATCCAGAAAATAAAATCAATTATCATTCATCATCTATCAATTATAATTAAAACTGATTCATAGTGTAATTGGTCAGCACACAAGACTTTGACTCTTGTTGTTCAGGTTCGAGTCCTGATGAATCAACAAAAAAGTGAATGGTCAATGGTGAATTTTGCTTCGCAAATGAAATTTTTAAAAATTGCCTGCAAGGCAGATTGACTATTCACAATTCACATATTTAACAATTTAATATTTAAACAAAACATGTAGAAAAAATGGAAACGCAACAACAAACATGGCAAAATATGAAAGGAAAAATTTTCCAGCATTCTATCACACAACTGGTAGAAGAAGCCATCATCCGCGAACAGGCAAATGGATATAGATTGAAAGTTTGTGTGGGTTCAGATTCCCACGTTTACGGTGATGCCATTAATTATGCTACGGCAGTTGTCTTTATTCGTGAGGGAAAAGGAGCGTTTACCTTTATCAGAAAAGAAAGAGAAATACAGAATATCAGTATCAAAGAGCGAATGTTGAATGAGGTCAACAAATCCGTGGAAATCGCTTATGCAATTTGCTCTATTCTGGAAACTTATGATGTGGAAATGGAGGTACACGCAGACATTAACACCGACCCGGATTTTAAATCCAACGTTGCTTTGAAAGACGCAATGGGATATATTCTGGGAATGGGTTATGTGTTTAAAGCAAAACCTTACGCATTTGCAAGTTCAAATTGTGCAGATATGATGGTCTAAAATAGCTGGAAGCGGGGTGATGGGAGATGGAAGCTTCTTAACAGTATGAATTTAGCTTCCCTCATCCAGCTTCTAGCATCCATCCAAAAAAAATAAATAAAAGAACCTTTAAAAACTAGTAACCATGTATTTTTTAGTTCAGGCTAATGTATATTTAGATCCCGATCATTGTAAAATTTTTGATGCTTTGGAAGAATTAAATATTGATTATCATGTAATTAATATTCCTCCAAACTCAGAAAAAATAGACTTCGAAACAGACAGAAAAGATGTTTTCGTTTATGGTTCGGTAACGATTGCAAGATTGGCAAAACAAAATACCAATTGGTTTCCCGGTTCTTTTTACGGAGGCAATCACCTGTATGAAGTGTATTCCAAATATTATGGTGAAAACCTTTTGAATCACAAAGTTTCCATTCATAAAATTTCAGAACAATTGGTTTGGAAAAAAGGTGAAATTAAATTCATCAAACCTTACAATGAAGCTAAAATTTTCACAGGAAAAGTTTTCAGTGAAACAGAATGGAAAGATTTTGTTTTTGAAGCATTGAAAAATAGATCCAACAGAATTACAGAAGATTCTTTGGTTCAGATTTCTGAAGCAAAACTAACAATAAAAGAAGCTAGACTTTGGATCGTGGGCGGACAGATTATCGATGCAGGATATTATAAATTTAATGATAATGCGCCTTTCGAAGAAAATGTTTCAGGAGAAGGATTGAGTTTCGCCAATGAAATGATCCAGCTTTTCAATCTTGAAGAAGCTTTTGTAATGGATATTTGTTTAACAGACAGAGGTTGGAAAATTGTTGAAATAAATTGTATCAACAGTTCCGGATTTTATCCAAACACCAACGTGAAAAGTATTATCAAAGCATTGAATATTTACTTTTCCAATTAAAAAATAAATTAAAATGTTTTTATACGACAAAGTAATTGTCATAGATATCGAAGCTACATGTTGGGAAAAAGGACAAACTCCTGAAGATCAAAAAAGAGAAATTATTGAAATCGGAATTTGCAAACTCAATATGTCAGACGGAAGTATTGAAGACAAAAGAAGCTATTTGATAAAACCGACACAATCGGAAGTAAGTGAATATTGTACAGAATTGACAGGAATTACACCTGAAAAACTAGAAAAAGAAGGAATTTCTTTTAAAGAAGCCTGTTCAAATATCAAAAACAGATACAATTCCTTACGAAGAACATACGCCGGTTATGGTGGATTTGACAAATTGATTATGGAAAGTCAATGTCAAGAATTTGATGTTAAATTTCCCTTTAGTGAAACGTATCTTGATTTGAAAGTCTTGATAAGTTTAATGACCGGCGAAAAACCAATCGGACTATTGAAAGAACTTCAGACAAGAAATATAGAATTTGAAGGGAGTAATCATAATGGTGCAGATGACGCTTTTAACACAGCAAAATTATTGTATCAAGTTTTAAAAAATTAAAGCAATGGAACTCACAAATAGATTACTGTTTCTGGATGATATAAGATATCCAATTGAGGCATATCATTATACAAAACAAGATATTTTCCTCAGAAAAGACTGGCATATCGTTCGAAATTACGAGCAGTTTGTTAACAGGATTTTGGAAAAAGGACTTCCGGAAATGATTTCTTTTGACCATGACCTTGCTGATGAACATTATTTGAAACCAAATTCTCACGAATTTGTTGAAAAAACAGGCTGCGATTGTGCAAAATGGTTGGTGGAATATTGTATGGATAACTATTTAGATTTACCAAAATTCTATTGTCACTCTATGAATCCTGTTGGAAAGCAAAATATTGAGAGCCTTTTAAAAAACTTTAAAAATTTATAATGGATATTTTTAGATTAATTCAAGATATAAAAGCGCATTTGAAATTCAGCTTTGATGAGGTTGATAAATGGTTTGAAAAAGATAAAACAACATTGAATTATCAACCTTCAAATGGAGGTTGGACGGTTCAGCAGATTTTAGAACACATTTATCTCACAAACTTTTATTTGTTGATTCTTATTGAAAAAGGTTCAAAAAAAGCAATGCGAAATTATCGCAATCTTGATTTAAATCTTGAAATAGAAAACTATACTTTCAATAAAGAAAATTTTGAAAAAGTAGGTGAGTATGGTGCGTTTGAATGGATAAGACCGGAACACATGGAGCCGAGAGAAGAATTAAACTTAAATGAAATCAGAAGTTTAATTTCTCAGCAATATCATCAATGTTTAAATTATTTAGACTTGATGAAAAACGGTGAAGGTCTTCTTTGTAAAACGACAATGACCGTAAATGGATTGGGTAAAATCAATGTGTATGAATACATTTATTTTCTTTCACTTCACGCTCAGAGACACGTTACTCAGATGAAAAATAATGAATTGAGTTTAATTAAAAACTATTAAAAATGAAAAAGATAAGTACATTATTCAAAAAAGATATAAATAATTTAGCAAGAGTTGTTGACGAAATTAATCCTGAAAACAAATGGGTTTTTGATGGAAAAGCTATTGCTACACGAAAGTTTGATGGTTCTGCGTGCGCAGTAATCAACGGTAAATTATACAAAAGATATGATGCGAAAAGAGGAAAAATAGCTCCGGAAGGCGCAATTCCGTGTCAAGACGCAGATTTTGTTACCGGTCATCATCCGCATTGGGTTGCGTGTGAAATTACTAAGAACGAAGATAAATATTTTTGGGAAGGCTTCCATGCTTTGGCTGAATTGGGCAAGGTAGAAGATGGAACCTACGAACTTATTGGCGAAAAAATACAAGGAAATCCTGAAAATATAAAAGGTCATTTATTGGTTAAGCACGGAACTCATATTCTTAGTTTAGAAAGTTTAGATTTTGAATTTATCAAAAACTTCTTGAGCAATCCTGAGAATAATATGGAAGGTATTGTTTTCCATCACACAGCTGATAATCGTATGTGCAAGATCAGAAAATCTGATTTTGGTGTACGTAGAAAATTAGTAAAAGAACTTATATTTTAAAAACAAACAATTAAAAAACAAAACAAATGCAAACAAATATATTTTTTACGGCAGATCATCATTTCGGGCATGCCAATATTATAAAATTTTCCGAACGGCCTTTTGAGTCGATGGAAAAAATGAATGAAGAACTCATCAAACGCTGGAACGAAAAGATTGGAAAAGATGATATGGTCTATCACTTGGGCGATGTAAGTTTAGGAAAACCAGATTTCACGAAAGAAATTTTAGATAGATTAAATGGAAAAATTCATCTGATAAAAGGCAATCATGAATATTCTGCGCTTCGGGTTCCGGAAAGATTCGAGTGGATTAAAGATTACCACGAGCTTTATGTGGAAGACGAAAGTCATAAAATGGGCAAACAGAAAATCATGCTTTTTCATTACGCAATGCGCACCTGGAACGGTTCTCATCACGGAACATGGCAATTGTACGGTCATTCTCACGGAACTTTGCTTGATGACGAAATGAGTTTGAGTATTGATGTAGGTGTTGATTGCCATAATTTTTATCCAGTTTCTTATGAAGAAATCAAAGAATTGATGAAGAAAAAGAAATGGACGCCTCCTTTTGCGCCAAGAAATTAGCAAAGGCTGGAAGTTCGGTGATGGAAGCTAGATGTTTTTAGGAAGGTACTGAAGGTTTTCAGTATTTATCTCAAATAAAAAAACAATGTTTTTAGAAATTATTTTTCTACGCAAAAAGAATGCGCAATAAGCTTTTTACTTTGCATTATCAAAAGAACAAAACACTAAAATTTTGAAAATGAATTTTAGTCAAAATATCAGACAGGTCTTGTTGGGTGTTTCTGTATATCACCATTGCAGAATATTTTGTTGAGAAACATGATATTATTCTGTTCAACTTGATCTGAAGGTTTCAGAGGTTTTCCAAAAAATTTCACACGGCTCTATAGGTTGAAGGTTCGAGTCCTTCTATTTCCAAAATGGGAATATAGTTCAAGTGGTAGAACAATAGATTTTTTTTTGCGAGGGTTCGAATCCTTCTCTCGTTTTGAACGGGATAGCTCAGTTGGTTAGAGCACTACACTTTTAATGTAGTTTGAAAATAGACTCAAAATCTATTTTTTATTAGAGTTTGAATATCTCGTTAAAAATATTCTTCATGGAAAGTCTGGGATTTTTTCGGTTGTTGAATCAACATTTTGAAAAAGCCTGTAAGAAAAGTTTTTTTCTGAAAATGAAATTCAGTTGATGAATACATGATTATTGGACAAGTTTTTCTAAAAATGACGGTTTTCCGCGTGAGCGATGGTAGCGGATACCCCACAGTGAAGAGGCGAAAGCTGATGAACGAGGAGTAGAAGCGGACGTAGCGACCCAAGCTATTGCTTTCAGCGATGGAAAGGGACACGCCCAAAATCTGATTGATTAGAAAATAAGTTTAAAAATAGTATTCGGAAACGAATAGACTTTTTTGCAATACTTTACTTCCGCCATTTTTGGAAGAAAGAATCTTGGTTTTTCCTTTTTTAATTAAAATTAATAACACTAAAAATAAAATATGATGGTAAAAAATGTACAAATTAAAGCATATCAAGTGGGTTTGGTTTTTAAAAACCGAAACCTGATTACTATTTTGAAAGAAGGTAATTACTGGCTTTTCGGAAACAAATCTGTAGAAGTTTTTGAAACGAAAGCTCAGTTTAAAACCGGAGAAGATTTGAATCTTTTATTGAAAAATACAGATTTGGCTTCTATGATCGATGTCGTTGAGGTAAAAGACGGCGAAATTGTTTTGGTTTATGAAAACGGAATTTTTAAAGAAGTTCTAAATGTTGGTCAATATGCATTCTGGAAAGGTGTTTTGAATAGAGAATTTCAAAAAATCGACCTGACAAAAGTTGAGATTACAGAAAAAATTTCTAAAACAATTTTGGAAAATTTGAAACTCAAAAGCTTCGTAAGAAAGTTTGTTGTAGCTAATCAATATAAAGGTCTTTTGCTGATTGACGGTAAACTGACCCAGATTTTGGAAGCCGGAACCTATTATTTCTGGAACAACGAAACTTCTGTGGAAACCAAAACCATCGATACGAGAATGCAACAAATGGAGATTGCAGGTCAGGAACTTTTGACGAAAGATAAAGCGATGCTTCGTATCAATTTTTACGTGCGTTATCAGGTGGAAGATGTTGTGAAAGCCTTGATGGATAACAAAGAATACGACAAGCAGCTTTACATTTTAATGCAATTGGCTTTGCGTGAATTTGTTGGAGCTTTAACGTTGGATGAGTTGCTGTTGAAAAAAGATTCTGTAGGCAAAGAAATCCTTGAAAATTTGGGGAAGAAAGCTGAAGACTTAGGTTTAAAAGCTTCCGATGCGGGAATCCGTGATGTGATTTTGACCGGAGAAATGAAGGAAATTATGAATCAGGTTTTGATTGCTGAGAAAAAAGCTCAGGCAAACAGCATTATGAGACGTGAAGAAACCGCTTCCACAAGAAGTTTGCTGAATACTGCCAAATTAATGGAAGAAAACGAAACGCTTTGGAAGCTGAAAGAAATGGAATATATGGAAAAAATCGCCGAAAAAATTGGAGATATTACCGTTTCCGGAAACAGTAATATTGTTTCTCAGCTGAAAGAGATTTTTGCGAAATAATCAAAGACAGGTTTTCATTTTTGAAAATCTGTTTTTGCTTGTTATAACCAAGAAAGAGTCCCGAAGGGACGATTTAGCAAAGGATTGGATAAAATCCAATTAAAACTAACGTACAAATCTTATGCTTTTTTTTCATTAAGCCATTCCTCATAAGAAAGCACCCCCAATTCCGGTTTTGCATCACCTTCCAAAATCGAAATAAATTCCAGTTGATTTCCATCAGGATCATTAAAATAAATCGCCAAAGCCGGCATCCAAGCAAAAACCATTGGCTTATCAATTCCGTCTTTTAAGAAGTTGTAAGGTTTTAAATTTTTATTTTTCAAAAACTCAACAGAATAATTCAGAGTATCTTCTTTATCAGCCGTAAAAGCAAAATGCCTGGTTTGCAAATTTTCTTTCTGTTCCCACAATCCAAGCATAGATTCTTTATTTTTTCCAATCCATAAAAAAGCAATGGGACGGGTTTCATCTTTGTGAGCAAACTCCAATCCTAAAACTTCAGTGTAAAATTGAATGGTATTTTCCAAGTTGCTTACCTGAACGTGAGTTTCATATAATCCTTTGATCATTGTTTTAATTTTAATTAAGACAAAGCTAGAAAAGAGATTGCCAAAAATTTAAAATTGTTGATTCCTTTAGATAAAATGAATGATAGACAAATTGTATTTGGTAGATAGTTTATAGTTGTTTGTTTCCTTAGTCAAGTAAAGCGTAATGAATTTATTTAAACACAAGTCCCACAAATATTTTCACAAATTCCACAAGCAAAAATTATTAGTGTCATTCGTGTAAAAATTCGTGATATTGGTGTTTAAAATCAAAAAAAATAAAAACTTTTTCACAAAAAAAAATCACTACGCAAAAACACTGCGCAATACCACTCTTACTTTGCATAAGAAATCAGTGAGGAAGTGATAATCCTCCAAAAATGTTTAACTAAAAAACAGTAACCATGAAATTTAATTTTTTAAGAAAATCAAATAACGTAGTAATGAATTACGAAGGTGGAAAAGCTTACAAAATGACACCTGCAGAAGAACTATATAGTGCTGTTGTTACAACAGGATTATCAAACGCAACTTATGAAAAAGGAAATGAAAGATTGGCGAGAATCCAGTTTCTGATTCAAAAAAACAACCCAGATTTCGTTGCGAAATTGGCAGTTTATGCGAGAAAAGAGATGTATTTGCGTTCAATTCCTTTGGTTTTGACGACCGAATTGGCAAAACAAACTTCGGGTACAGACTTGGTAAGCAAAACTGTTGATGGAGTAATTCAAAGAGCTGATGAGATCACAGAATTACTGGCGTACTACCAGTTGGCAAACGAAAGAACAGAAACTAAAAAATTGAATAAACTTTCAAAGCAAATCCAAAAAGGTTTGGTGAAATCTTTCAACAAATTTGATGAATATCAATTTGCAAAGTATAACAGAAAGGGAGAAGTGACTTTGAAGGATGCTTTGTTCTTGGTTCACCCAAAAGCAAAAGATGAAGATCAGCAGACAATTTTCAACAAGATCGTCAACGACTCCTTGGAAACTCCTTATACTTGGGAAGTTGAACTTTCAATGTTGGGTCAGACAAAATTTACCGATGACGCTGAAAGAACATTAGCTTTCAAAAATAAATGGGAAGAATTGATTTTCAGCAACAAATTGGGTTATATGGCAACATTGCGAAACCTTAGAAATATTTTAGAAGCCAAAGTTTCTTCTGATGCGATGTACAAAGTTTGCAACTATTTGTCAGATGAAAAAGCGGTAAGAAACTCAAAACAATTACCATTCAGATTTTTGGCGGCGTATAGAGAATTGAAAACAATCGATTCGCCTTATTTGTCATCGATCCTAGAAGCATTGGAAGATGCGGTGATGGTGAGTGCAAAAAATATTAAAGGGTTTGGCTTCGAAACTTCGGTAGTGATCGCGGCAGACGTTTCGGGTTCGATGCAGCAACCAATTTCTCCGAGATCTAAAGTTTTGTTGTACGATATCGGTCTGTTAATGTCGATGATGTTGCAGTCGCAGTGCAAAAACGTGATCACTGGTATGTTTGGTGACCGTTGGAAAAGAGTTCCGATGCCGAAGAACGGTATCCTGAGAAATGTAGATGCATTCTACAAAAGAGAAGGTGAAGTGGGTTATTCCACAAACGGTCATCTTGTGCTTGAAGACTTGATCAACAAGCGAGAAATTGTAGA
This region includes:
- a CDS encoding tetratricopeptide repeat protein, with the translated sequence MNKQKFIDKFLRALVVLAIIKIIAIFAELFQKTFWSVIGNLVIFIVVLVIIFFVIIALENKEKSGNSSGRKGSGGNFYLENSLFDRIRNKYEELAEKYIAEKDYTRAAKVYMNLLNDNYRGAKTLEDGGLYNEAAVVYLKKLKNRSEAASCFEKAKQYQKSIELYKELEQKEKVGDLYIQINDTKNANSYYQMVVDDYVNNDQMVKASLIYRKKMDVPEEAQKILLQGWEENKDAFNCLNNYFVNINTIEDLNHTIQNLYLKTPSDKKLIYLEAMKHEFNKDSKLQETTRNIAYEIIAENIENHSSIINELKHFNPKDEVILKDISRYRTGRNKMFRN
- a CDS encoding ribonuclease H-like YkuK family protein, whose product is METQQQTWQNMKGKIFQHSITQLVEEAIIREQANGYRLKVCVGSDSHVYGDAINYATAVVFIREGKGAFTFIRKEREIQNISIKERMLNEVNKSVEIAYAICSILETYDVEMEVHADINTDPDFKSNVALKDAMGYILGMGYVFKAKPYAFASSNCADMMV
- a CDS encoding ATP-grasp domain-containing protein, which gives rise to MYFLVQANVYLDPDHCKIFDALEELNIDYHVINIPPNSEKIDFETDRKDVFVYGSVTIARLAKQNTNWFPGSFYGGNHLYEVYSKYYGENLLNHKVSIHKISEQLVWKKGEIKFIKPYNEAKIFTGKVFSETEWKDFVFEALKNRSNRITEDSLVQISEAKLTIKEARLWIVGGQIIDAGYYKFNDNAPFEENVSGEGLSFANEMIQLFNLEEAFVMDICLTDRGWKIVEINCINSSGFYPNTNVKSIIKALNIYFSN
- a CDS encoding 3'-5' exonuclease — its product is MFLYDKVIVIDIEATCWEKGQTPEDQKREIIEIGICKLNMSDGSIEDKRSYLIKPTQSEVSEYCTELTGITPEKLEKEGISFKEACSNIKNRYNSLRRTYAGYGGFDKLIMESQCQEFDVKFPFSETYLDLKVLISLMTGEKPIGLLKELQTRNIEFEGSNHNGADDAFNTAKLLYQVLKN
- a CDS encoding cyclic-phosphate processing receiver domain-containing protein, which encodes MELTNRLLFLDDIRYPIEAYHYTKQDIFLRKDWHIVRNYEQFVNRILEKGLPEMISFDHDLADEHYLKPNSHEFVEKTGCDCAKWLVEYCMDNYLDLPKFYCHSMNPVGKQNIESLLKNFKNL
- a CDS encoding DinB family protein, whose product is MDIFRLIQDIKAHLKFSFDEVDKWFEKDKTTLNYQPSNGGWTVQQILEHIYLTNFYLLILIEKGSKKAMRNYRNLDLNLEIENYTFNKENFEKVGEYGAFEWIRPEHMEPREELNLNEIRSLISQQYHQCLNYLDLMKNGEGLLCKTTMTVNGLGKINVYEYIYFLSLHAQRHVTQMKNNELSLIKNY
- a CDS encoding RNA ligase 1 family protein, with the protein product MKKISTLFKKDINNLARVVDEINPENKWVFDGKAIATRKFDGSACAVINGKLYKRYDAKRGKIAPEGAIPCQDADFVTGHHPHWVACEITKNEDKYFWEGFHALAELGKVEDGTYELIGEKIQGNPENIKGHLLVKHGTHILSLESLDFEFIKNFLSNPENNMEGIVFHHTADNRMCKIRKSDFGVRRKLVKELIF
- a CDS encoding metallophosphoesterase family protein gives rise to the protein MQTNIFFTADHHFGHANIIKFSERPFESMEKMNEELIKRWNEKIGKDDMVYHLGDVSLGKPDFTKEILDRLNGKIHLIKGNHEYSALRVPERFEWIKDYHELYVEDESHKMGKQKIMLFHYAMRTWNGSHHGTWQLYGHSHGTLLDDEMSLSIDVGVDCHNFYPVSYEEIKELMKKKKWTPPFAPRN
- a CDS encoding slipin family protein; translated protein: MMVKNVQIKAYQVGLVFKNRNLITILKEGNYWLFGNKSVEVFETKAQFKTGEDLNLLLKNTDLASMIDVVEVKDGEIVLVYENGIFKEVLNVGQYAFWKGVLNREFQKIDLTKVEITEKISKTILENLKLKSFVRKFVVANQYKGLLLIDGKLTQILEAGTYYFWNNETSVETKTIDTRMQQMEIAGQELLTKDKAMLRINFYVRYQVEDVVKALMDNKEYDKQLYILMQLALREFVGALTLDELLLKKDSVGKEILENLGKKAEDLGLKASDAGIRDVILTGEMKEIMNQVLIAEKKAQANSIMRREETASTRSLLNTAKLMEENETLWKLKEMEYMEKIAEKIGDITVSGNSNIVSQLKEIFAK
- a CDS encoding VOC family protein, coding for MIKGLYETHVQVSNLENTIQFYTEVLGLEFAHKDETRPIAFLWIGKNKESMLGLWEQKENLQTRHFAFTADKEDTLNYSVEFLKNKNLKPYNFLKDGIDKPMVFAWMPALAIYFNDPDGNQLEFISILEGDAKPELGVLSYEEWLNEKKA